In Bicyclus anynana chromosome 1, ilBicAnyn1.1, whole genome shotgun sequence, a single window of DNA contains:
- the LOC112055509 gene encoding myosin-IIIb isoform X4 has translation MRSDMAYRGLSQHVELDRAADPQDRFTLQELIGEGTYGEVYCAKDKKTGRRVAVKILENIAENIEEIEEEFLVFRDLSSHPNIPEFFGLFLKRGISSEDDQIWFVMELCTGGSVTDLSAGMRARGSSLTEPQLAYVLRGTVRALTHLHAHRCMHRDVKGHNILLTEHAEVKLVDFGVSSHLAATVARRNTSVGTPYWMAPEVIACEQQLDQSYDCRCDVWSVGITAIELAEGEPPLSGLHPMRALFQIPRNPPPTLSHPEVFSSQLTDFISECLVKDMNQRPFARELLEHPLLLAVNNFEDKIRKELHAEIKRQRADGRTSRAPEATTKRGKLKSHRKAKPEKMYTDDLATLETLTEEAIVNQLQKRYTQNQIYTYIGDILVAVNPFTDIGIYTTKTQQIYQGRCRSDNPPHIYAVADAAHQALLHQKQNQAIVISGESGAGKTESANLLLKQLAYLSKTQYGNLEDKILQVNPIMESFGNARTGINANSSRFGKYLDLSIMRMGKISGARISVYLLEQSRVVHQALGESNFHVFYYLYDGLESEGRWRKFYLDEQLKSRHRYLQPLSVAHREHNVHRWRQLNQAFKVVGFNEDEVQIIYKMLAAILHLGDIEFAETASEYNADNRATIIDTAPLHRASCLLGVETSDLRECLTSSSVVTKGETIARYSSPAEAAVARDATARGIYARAFDRIVERINALLSQNRPHSDHLSIGILDIFGFENFTRNSFEQLCINIANEQIQYYFNQHIFTWEQQEYMAEGVPVDLVEFSDNRPVLDMLLSRPMGLLALLDEESRFPRSSDRSLIEKFHRNIKSKYYVRPKSDAVCFAIHHFAGRVVYQADGFLEKNRNFLPPEVIQLMRQSQYDTIRFLFQCPMTKTGNLFSALHGDIDSRTLESPVSNDVRDRFNSRGLASQSRAQQTVSTYFRYSLMELLQKMVSGTPQFVRCLKPNDSRSPKHFDSTKILKQLRYTGVLETIRIRQNGFSHRLTFEEFIKRYGFLAFGYEEEVKPNRDSCRLLLLRLKMDGWALGKSKVFLKYYHVEVLARIYEEQIRKVILMQACVRAWLARKNFLRLKAQMAISVLTLQRHVRGWLTRKRLQERQKQLAREFQRGQIEQENQRKQQRAGIPNKNNVLMAKVLRRFNTDDSDTTCTNSSNKENESSEKAVQNQSPRRKLKNRIAPPPPQHSPPAPPSQQQLMQQHSVQERAAELQTFADQVHMKNQEVHKNLRRNKPGIRVKDIKKPPEEYQPPPGFSIVPAIIRGQPSKVVEDASRLSRHQQNPHDKGYSEEKPLQSNQNWQNLPCSRQCSGLVSNKINQLVRQTQKNETPPRPVYDQAYDPESDLRKILRNSPEILATPVFSSDDDYTDGPFRFKQLLRPTLGPTESLRKRKVRNSSSQSPWMSDSSQDSNSSKALYNKRRPQISMGVYYN, from the exons ATGCGCAGCGACATGGCGTACCGAGGGCTGTCCCAGCATGTCGAGTTGGACCGCGCTGCGGACCCTCAGGATCGATTCACGCTGCAAGAGCTGATAGGCGAAGGTACATACGGCGAAGTGTACTGCGCTAAGGACAAAAAGACTGGCCGACGGGTTGCTGTTAAG ATATTAGAAAATATAGCTGAGAATATTGAAGAAATAGAGGAAGAGTTTCTCGTATTCAGAGATTTATCCAGCCACCCCAATATCCCAGAATTCTTCGGATTATTTCTAAAAAGAGGAATATCGTCCGAAGATGATCAAATATGGTTTGTTATGGAG CTGTGCACGGGCGGTTCAGTGACAGATTTGAGTGCTGGAATGCGGGCACGCGGAAGCAGTTTAACTGAGCCACAACTTGCTTATGTACTACGTGGTACAGTGCGAGCACTAACACATCTTCACGCGCATCGATGTATGCATCGAGATGTCAAAGgtcataatattttgttaactgAACACGCTGAAGTAAAACTAGTAGATTTTGGCGTATCTTCACATTTAGCTGCAACAGTTGCTAGAAGAAATACGTCTGTCGGTACTCCATATTGGATGGCCCCGGAG GTAATAGCATGCGAGCAACAACTAGATCAATCCTACGATTGTAGATGTGATGTGTGGTCAGTTGGTATCACAGCCATCGAGTTAGCAGAAGGAGAGCCACCACTTTCTGGTTTACATCCAATGCGAGCTCTATTTCAAATTCCTCGTAATCCACCACCAACGTTGTCACATCCAGAAGTATTTTCTTCTCAGTTAACAGATTTTATCTCAGAATGTTTAGTCAAAGATATGAACCAAAGACCTTTCGCCCGAGAACTTTTAGAACATCCTTTGTTACTAGCTGTCAATAATTTCGAAGATAAG ATTCGTAAAGAACTCCACGCAGAAATAAAGAGACAAAGAGCAGATGGAAGAACTTCTCGTGCACCGGAGGCTACTACAAAAAGAGGAAAACTAAAATCTCATCGAAAAGCTAAACCTGAAAAAATGTATACCGATGACTTAGCTACTCTCGAAACTTTAACAGAAGAAGCTATTGTCAATCAGTTACAGAAAAGATACACCCAAAATCAAATATACACGTATATTGGTGATATACTTGTTGCAGTCAACCCTTTTACAGACATAGGCATATACACCACTAAG ACTCAACAAATATACCAAGGCCGTTGTCGATCAGATAATCCTCCTCATATATATGCTGTAGCCGACGCCGCACACCAGGCGTTGTTACATCAAAAACAGAATCAAGCCATCGTCATATCTGGTGAAAGTGGTGCTGGCAAAACTGAATCCGCTAATCTTCTATTAAAACAACTAGCATACTTATCAAAA acACAGTACGGAAATTTAGAAGATAAAATACTACAAGTGAATCCAATAATGGAATCTTTTGGAAATGCACGAACCGGAATAAATGCGAACAGTTCCCGCTTCGGAAAATATTTGGATCTATCAATAATGAGAATGGGCAAAATTTCAGGAGCCCGAATATCAGTTTATCTTTTAGAACAATCAAGAGTAGTTCACCAAGCATT aGGTGAGAGCAATTTTCATGTCTTCTATTATCTTTACGACGGGTTAGAAAGCGAAGGTCGGTGGAGAAAATTTTATCTGGATGAACAATTGAAGTCTAGGCATCGGTATCTACAGCCTCTTTCTGTAGCCCATCGCGAGCATAACGTGCATCGATGGCGTCAACTGAATCAAGCTTTTAAG GTTGTAGGATTTAATGAGGATGAGGtacaaattatatacaaaatgcTGGCTGCCATCTTGCATCTTGGAGACATAGAATTCGCCGAAACAGCAAGTGAATATAACGCCGATAACAGAGCTACCATAATTGATACAGCTCCACTGCATAgag cgTCATGCTTATTGGGTGTAGAGACAAGTGATCTTAGAGAATGTTTAACAAGCAGCAGTGTCGTAACTAAGGGTGAAACAATAGCACGATATAGTTCACCCGCAGAAGCTGCCGTAGCAAGGGATGCAACCGCAAGAGGGATATACGCAAGAGCATTTGACAGAATTGTCGAGAGAATTAATGCACTGTTAAGTCAAAATAGACCTCACAg cGATCACCTATCTATTGGAATTCTTGATATCTTCGGCTTTGAAAACTTCACTAGAAATTCATTTGAGCAGCTTTGCATAAATATTGCAAACGAGCAAATTCAATATTACTTTAATCAACATATTTTCACATGGGAACAGCAAGAGTATATGGCTGAAGGTGTACCAGTAGATCTTGTTGAATTTTCGGATAATAGGCCAGTTTTGGACATGCTCCTTTCTAGACCAATGGGGTTATTAGCACTTCTTGATGAAGAAAGCCGTTTTCCACGTTCTTCAGATAGAAGTCTCATCG AAAAGTTCCACCGAAATATTAAAAGCAAGTACTATGTACGCCCTAAATCAGATGCAGTATGTTTTGCTATTCACCATTTTGCTGGTCGGGTTGTTTATCAAGCAGATGGCTTCTTAGAGAAGAATCGTAACTTCTTACCTCCAGAAGTGATCCAACTTATGAGACAGAGTCAGTATGATACAATCAGGTTTTTGTTCCAATGTCCAATGACAAAGACTGGTAATTTATTCTCAGCTTTACATGGAGATATTGATTCAAGGACTTTGGAAAGTCCGGTGTCTAATGATGTTCGG GATCGATTTAATAGTCGAGGTCTTGCGTCTCAGTCACGAGCGCAACAAACTGTATCGACATATTTCCGTTACTCTTTAATGGAACTGCTTCAAAAAATGGTCAGTGGAACGCCTCAATTTGTGAGATGCCTGAAACCAAATGACTCTCGATCACCAAAACATTTTGATTCAACGAAAATACTGAAACAGCTAAGATATACAGGAGTATTGGAAACAATACGAATAAGGCAAAATGGATTTTCTCATCGTCTTACTTTTGAGGAGTTTATAAAAAG GTACGGATTCTTAGCGTTCGGTTACGAGGAAGAAGTAAAGCCTAATCGTGACTCCTGTCGACTTCTGCTACTGAGATTGAAAATGGACGGATGGGCACTTGGCAAATCTAAAGTATTTTTGAAGTATTACCATGTAGAGGTACTTGCAAGAATTTACGAAGaacag ATAAGAAAAGTAATATTAATGCAGGCGTGTGTGCGAGCCTGGTTGGCTCGAAAAAATTTCCTCAGACTGAAGGCACAGATGGCAATATCTGTTCTCACTTTGCAAAGGCACGTCCGTGGCTGGCTCACGAGGAAAAGACTTCAGGAACGACAAAAGCAGTTGGCAAGGGAATTTCAGAGAGGTCAAATCGAACAAGAAAATCAAAGGAAGCAACAACGAGCAg GtattccaaataaaaataatgttttgatgGCTAAAGTACTCAGACGATTCAATACGGACGATAGTGATACAACATGTACAAATTCGAGCAACAAAGAAAATGAAAGTTCCGAAAAAGCAGTTCAGAATCAAAGTC CGCGGCGAAAACTAAAGAATCGTATAGCACCTCCGCCTCCACAGCACTCACCGCCTGCGCCGCCGTCTCAACAGCAACTGATGCAGCAACATTCAGTTCAGGAACGAGCAGCTGAATTGCAAACGTTTGCTGATCAG GTCCACATGAAAAACCAAGAAGTTCACAAGAATCTACGGCGCAACAAACCAGGAATCCGGGtcaaagatattaaaaaaccaCCTGAGGAATACCAGCCGCCACCCGGCTTTAGTATTGTCCCTGCCATTATAAGAGGACAACCGTCTAAAGTTGTAGAAGATGCCAGTAGACTTTCAAG ACATCAACAGAACCCTCACGATAAGGGCTACAGCGAAGAGAAGCCGCTTCAATCGAATCAGAATTGGCAAAACCTACCTTGCAGTAGGCAGTGTAGTGGTCTAGTCAG taacaaaataaatcaactagTGAGGCAAACGCAAAAAAATGAGACACCACCACGACCCGTCTATGATCAAGCGTACGATCCAGAATCGGATCTTCGCAAGATTCTGCGCAACTCCCCAGAAATCCTCGCCACACCGGTCTTCAGCTCTGACGACGATTACACAGACGGACCTTTCCGATTCAAGCAATTATTACGACCTACCTTAGGTCCCACAGAAAGCCTTCGCAAGAGAAAAGTCCGCAACTCCTCGAGCCAAAGTCCCTGGATGTCAGATAGCTCACAGGATAGCAACAGTTCCAAGGCTCTTTATAATAAACGGCGTCCACAAATCAGTATGGGAGTTTACTACAATTAG
- the LOC112055509 gene encoding myosin-IIIb isoform X1, with protein sequence MRSDMAYRGLSQHVELDRAADPQDRFTLQELIGEGTYGEVYCAKDKKTGRRVAVKILENIAENIEEIEEEFLVFRDLSSHPNIPEFFGLFLKRGISSEDDQIWFVMELCTGGSVTDLSAGMRARGSSLTEPQLAYVLRGTVRALTHLHAHRCMHRDVKGHNILLTEHAEVKLVDFGVSSHLAATVARRNTSVGTPYWMAPEVIACEQQLDQSYDCRCDVWSVGITAIELAEGEPPLSGLHPMRALFQIPRNPPPTLSHPEVFSSQLTDFISECLVKDMNQRPFARELLEHPLLLAVNNFEDKIRKELHAEIKRQRADGRTSRAPEATTKRGKLKSHRKAKPEKMYTDDLATLETLTEEAIVNQLQKRYTQNQIYTYIGDILVAVNPFTDIGIYTTKTQQIYQGRCRSDNPPHIYAVADAAHQALLHQKQNQAIVISGESGAGKTESANLLLKQLAYLSKTQYGNLEDKILQVNPIMESFGNARTGINANSSRFGKYLDLSIMRMGKISGARISVYLLEQSRVVHQALGESNFHVFYYLYDGLESEGRWRKFYLDEQLKSRHRYLQPLSVAHREHNVHRWRQLNQAFKVVGFNEDEVQIIYKMLAAILHLGDIEFAETASEYNADNRATIIDTAPLHRASCLLGVETSDLRECLTSSSVVTKGETIARYSSPAEAAVARDATARGIYARAFDRIVERINALLSQNRPHSDHLSIGILDIFGFENFTRNSFEQLCINIANEQIQYYFNQHIFTWEQQEYMAEGVPVDLVEFSDNRPVLDMLLSRPMGLLALLDEESRFPRSSDRSLIEKFHRNIKSKYYVRPKSDAVCFAIHHFAGRVVYQADGFLEKNRNFLPPEVIQLMRQSQYDTIRFLFQCPMTKTGNLFSALHGDIDSRTLESPVSNDVRDRFNSRGLASQSRAQQTVSTYFRYSLMELLQKMVSGTPQFVRCLKPNDSRSPKHFDSTKILKQLRYTGVLETIRIRQNGFSHRLTFEEFIKRYGFLAFGYEEEVKPNRDSCRLLLLRLKMDGWALGKSKVFLKYYHVEVLARIYEEQIRKVILMQACVRAWLARKNFLRLKAQMAISVLTLQRHVRGWLTRKRLQERQKQLAREFQRGQIEQENQRKQQRAGIPNKNNVLMAKVLRRFNTDDSDTTCTNSSNKENESSEKAVQNQSPRRKLKNRIAPPPPQHSPPAPPSQQQLMQQHSVQERAAELQTFADQVHMKNQEVHKNLRRNKPGIRVKDIKKPPEEYQPPPGFSIVPAIIRGQPSKVVEDASRLSSPSPEFYECDTLPWDQIFQMKDFSMNRHQQNPHDKGYSEEKPLQSNQNWQNLPCSRQCSGLVSGQQNQGNKINQLVRQTQKNETPPRPVYDQAYDPESDLRKILRNSPEILATPVFSSDDDYTDGPFRFKQLLRPTLGPTESLRKRKVRNSSSQSPWMSDSSQDSNSSKALYNKRRPQISMGVYYN encoded by the exons ATGCGCAGCGACATGGCGTACCGAGGGCTGTCCCAGCATGTCGAGTTGGACCGCGCTGCGGACCCTCAGGATCGATTCACGCTGCAAGAGCTGATAGGCGAAGGTACATACGGCGAAGTGTACTGCGCTAAGGACAAAAAGACTGGCCGACGGGTTGCTGTTAAG ATATTAGAAAATATAGCTGAGAATATTGAAGAAATAGAGGAAGAGTTTCTCGTATTCAGAGATTTATCCAGCCACCCCAATATCCCAGAATTCTTCGGATTATTTCTAAAAAGAGGAATATCGTCCGAAGATGATCAAATATGGTTTGTTATGGAG CTGTGCACGGGCGGTTCAGTGACAGATTTGAGTGCTGGAATGCGGGCACGCGGAAGCAGTTTAACTGAGCCACAACTTGCTTATGTACTACGTGGTACAGTGCGAGCACTAACACATCTTCACGCGCATCGATGTATGCATCGAGATGTCAAAGgtcataatattttgttaactgAACACGCTGAAGTAAAACTAGTAGATTTTGGCGTATCTTCACATTTAGCTGCAACAGTTGCTAGAAGAAATACGTCTGTCGGTACTCCATATTGGATGGCCCCGGAG GTAATAGCATGCGAGCAACAACTAGATCAATCCTACGATTGTAGATGTGATGTGTGGTCAGTTGGTATCACAGCCATCGAGTTAGCAGAAGGAGAGCCACCACTTTCTGGTTTACATCCAATGCGAGCTCTATTTCAAATTCCTCGTAATCCACCACCAACGTTGTCACATCCAGAAGTATTTTCTTCTCAGTTAACAGATTTTATCTCAGAATGTTTAGTCAAAGATATGAACCAAAGACCTTTCGCCCGAGAACTTTTAGAACATCCTTTGTTACTAGCTGTCAATAATTTCGAAGATAAG ATTCGTAAAGAACTCCACGCAGAAATAAAGAGACAAAGAGCAGATGGAAGAACTTCTCGTGCACCGGAGGCTACTACAAAAAGAGGAAAACTAAAATCTCATCGAAAAGCTAAACCTGAAAAAATGTATACCGATGACTTAGCTACTCTCGAAACTTTAACAGAAGAAGCTATTGTCAATCAGTTACAGAAAAGATACACCCAAAATCAAATATACACGTATATTGGTGATATACTTGTTGCAGTCAACCCTTTTACAGACATAGGCATATACACCACTAAG ACTCAACAAATATACCAAGGCCGTTGTCGATCAGATAATCCTCCTCATATATATGCTGTAGCCGACGCCGCACACCAGGCGTTGTTACATCAAAAACAGAATCAAGCCATCGTCATATCTGGTGAAAGTGGTGCTGGCAAAACTGAATCCGCTAATCTTCTATTAAAACAACTAGCATACTTATCAAAA acACAGTACGGAAATTTAGAAGATAAAATACTACAAGTGAATCCAATAATGGAATCTTTTGGAAATGCACGAACCGGAATAAATGCGAACAGTTCCCGCTTCGGAAAATATTTGGATCTATCAATAATGAGAATGGGCAAAATTTCAGGAGCCCGAATATCAGTTTATCTTTTAGAACAATCAAGAGTAGTTCACCAAGCATT aGGTGAGAGCAATTTTCATGTCTTCTATTATCTTTACGACGGGTTAGAAAGCGAAGGTCGGTGGAGAAAATTTTATCTGGATGAACAATTGAAGTCTAGGCATCGGTATCTACAGCCTCTTTCTGTAGCCCATCGCGAGCATAACGTGCATCGATGGCGTCAACTGAATCAAGCTTTTAAG GTTGTAGGATTTAATGAGGATGAGGtacaaattatatacaaaatgcTGGCTGCCATCTTGCATCTTGGAGACATAGAATTCGCCGAAACAGCAAGTGAATATAACGCCGATAACAGAGCTACCATAATTGATACAGCTCCACTGCATAgag cgTCATGCTTATTGGGTGTAGAGACAAGTGATCTTAGAGAATGTTTAACAAGCAGCAGTGTCGTAACTAAGGGTGAAACAATAGCACGATATAGTTCACCCGCAGAAGCTGCCGTAGCAAGGGATGCAACCGCAAGAGGGATATACGCAAGAGCATTTGACAGAATTGTCGAGAGAATTAATGCACTGTTAAGTCAAAATAGACCTCACAg cGATCACCTATCTATTGGAATTCTTGATATCTTCGGCTTTGAAAACTTCACTAGAAATTCATTTGAGCAGCTTTGCATAAATATTGCAAACGAGCAAATTCAATATTACTTTAATCAACATATTTTCACATGGGAACAGCAAGAGTATATGGCTGAAGGTGTACCAGTAGATCTTGTTGAATTTTCGGATAATAGGCCAGTTTTGGACATGCTCCTTTCTAGACCAATGGGGTTATTAGCACTTCTTGATGAAGAAAGCCGTTTTCCACGTTCTTCAGATAGAAGTCTCATCG AAAAGTTCCACCGAAATATTAAAAGCAAGTACTATGTACGCCCTAAATCAGATGCAGTATGTTTTGCTATTCACCATTTTGCTGGTCGGGTTGTTTATCAAGCAGATGGCTTCTTAGAGAAGAATCGTAACTTCTTACCTCCAGAAGTGATCCAACTTATGAGACAGAGTCAGTATGATACAATCAGGTTTTTGTTCCAATGTCCAATGACAAAGACTGGTAATTTATTCTCAGCTTTACATGGAGATATTGATTCAAGGACTTTGGAAAGTCCGGTGTCTAATGATGTTCGG GATCGATTTAATAGTCGAGGTCTTGCGTCTCAGTCACGAGCGCAACAAACTGTATCGACATATTTCCGTTACTCTTTAATGGAACTGCTTCAAAAAATGGTCAGTGGAACGCCTCAATTTGTGAGATGCCTGAAACCAAATGACTCTCGATCACCAAAACATTTTGATTCAACGAAAATACTGAAACAGCTAAGATATACAGGAGTATTGGAAACAATACGAATAAGGCAAAATGGATTTTCTCATCGTCTTACTTTTGAGGAGTTTATAAAAAG GTACGGATTCTTAGCGTTCGGTTACGAGGAAGAAGTAAAGCCTAATCGTGACTCCTGTCGACTTCTGCTACTGAGATTGAAAATGGACGGATGGGCACTTGGCAAATCTAAAGTATTTTTGAAGTATTACCATGTAGAGGTACTTGCAAGAATTTACGAAGaacag ATAAGAAAAGTAATATTAATGCAGGCGTGTGTGCGAGCCTGGTTGGCTCGAAAAAATTTCCTCAGACTGAAGGCACAGATGGCAATATCTGTTCTCACTTTGCAAAGGCACGTCCGTGGCTGGCTCACGAGGAAAAGACTTCAGGAACGACAAAAGCAGTTGGCAAGGGAATTTCAGAGAGGTCAAATCGAACAAGAAAATCAAAGGAAGCAACAACGAGCAg GtattccaaataaaaataatgttttgatgGCTAAAGTACTCAGACGATTCAATACGGACGATAGTGATACAACATGTACAAATTCGAGCAACAAAGAAAATGAAAGTTCCGAAAAAGCAGTTCAGAATCAAAGTC CGCGGCGAAAACTAAAGAATCGTATAGCACCTCCGCCTCCACAGCACTCACCGCCTGCGCCGCCGTCTCAACAGCAACTGATGCAGCAACATTCAGTTCAGGAACGAGCAGCTGAATTGCAAACGTTTGCTGATCAG GTCCACATGAAAAACCAAGAAGTTCACAAGAATCTACGGCGCAACAAACCAGGAATCCGGGtcaaagatattaaaaaaccaCCTGAGGAATACCAGCCGCCACCCGGCTTTAGTATTGTCCCTGCCATTATAAGAGGACAACCGTCTAAAGTTGTAGAAGATGCCAGTAGACTTTCAAG CCCATCTCCAGAGTTTTACGAATGTGACACATTGCCATGGGATCAAATTTTTCAAATGAAGGATTTTTCCATGAACAG ACATCAACAGAACCCTCACGATAAGGGCTACAGCGAAGAGAAGCCGCTTCAATCGAATCAGAATTGGCAAAACCTACCTTGCAGTAGGCAGTGTAGTGGTCTAGTCAG TGGACAACAGAATCAAgg taacaaaataaatcaactagTGAGGCAAACGCAAAAAAATGAGACACCACCACGACCCGTCTATGATCAAGCGTACGATCCAGAATCGGATCTTCGCAAGATTCTGCGCAACTCCCCAGAAATCCTCGCCACACCGGTCTTCAGCTCTGACGACGATTACACAGACGGACCTTTCCGATTCAAGCAATTATTACGACCTACCTTAGGTCCCACAGAAAGCCTTCGCAAGAGAAAAGTCCGCAACTCCTCGAGCCAAAGTCCCTGGATGTCAGATAGCTCACAGGATAGCAACAGTTCCAAGGCTCTTTATAATAAACGGCGTCCACAAATCAGTATGGGAGTTTACTACAATTAG